The window tatttttgcagaggctAGTCTTCGGTTTGTATCCCtgtcttagatgtttgataaGTTGGTATGCACTACttgtttcgttttccttaaactccctctctatgtttagtatccgttggttttcgtactttctctttttctgccGGCACAGTTTATCTGCTATTCGTGTTTTGTTCTCAAgttctgtttttctctctctagtacgtctgagtatgtaattcttaagtacttcatttctttcctgtataGCTTGTTTACATTCTTTATCGAACCATGTTTCTTCTCTCCGTTGTGTCTTTGTTCCTAGGACTTCTTTCGCTGTGTTGAGTAATTTTTCATCCACTGTTCTCTCAAATCTTTCTTGTACCTCAGAGACTTTTAGGTCATCTaagtttagtttttcttgttttggatatttttccTTTACCTGTCGACTGATTTTGCATCTAAACGGTGTTTGTACTAGCAGATGGTCTGAGTCACAGCTTGATACGAACTGATAATCATATTCTTTCCAGCTGCGAAATCTATTAGAAACTGACCATTCTCATTTGTGTCTCTATGCAAAATATGTTTCCCTATTACCCCTATGTACTCTTCTTTTCCGATCTTGGCGTTTGTATCGCCTATCACCATTTTCATGTCATTTCTTGGTATTGAGTCATAGATTCGTTCTAGATTTTGATAAAAGGCTACCTTAGTGTCTTCTTCCTGTTCATTTGTGGGACAGTGTACATTTAAAAGGGTTATGTTAAAGAAATGCGTTTTTATCCTAAGCTTGCAGATTCTTTCATTGATGGCTTGAAAGTCTGTTATCAGGTGGTTCATTTTATTATCTACGATAAAGGCTACTCCAAATTCTTTATTTCCTTCATATTTACCGCTATACAGTATAGTGTGTGTTTTAGTGTTCCGGATACCTTTTCCCAaccatttagtttcttgtactgcGGTGATTCCTATTTTATATCTTTTCAGTTCGTGTAGAAGGATCCTCTGTGTTCCTGGTGTATTTAGCGTTCTGACATTCCATGTTCCCAGCATAAATTCCATATTCCGTTGCCAAAGTCGTCGTCTTGATACCCGTCCATTCCAAGGCCTATCTAAAGGTTTCTTAGTAGCACTACAGGAATAGGTTACTGGCCTATCGCCTAACCCACTTTTAGGAGGgccatttctcccttcctcgtcagcTCTGACCCTACTTTCaactggggttggttacccaatctccggtAAGGTTGCTCAGGTTTACCGGGGTTCGCCCGTGTGATTAAGccacacttcttggaggtgaggataggaattgagtagatTCTTGCTAATCGATTTTTTTCCGGTTTCCCCCTTATACGTGTGGGGTTTTAGGgaaaagcccgggggtaaaaatgtaacttttttagcttcctaaaattgacattttcagcaaaattaagcttgttcgtatgattttcaggggctcagtggcattttcgtctatAACGACTGGATTATAAATGAATTTTTGTAAATAACAGTTTAATTTAAGACCTAGTtaactaatattttttaaagttaaattacCACGACCAAATGAATTAATCATACCTAGTTAGGATGACGTAAACTGAACGCATAGATAAATtagtttgaataaaaaaatatataatgatatAAGTAATCACTCTAATATCAAATTATTATATGAATTTTATAAAATGACATTGGTTTTGATTGTGTAACAAAGATTGTATTTAAGATAATATTGTACTCATTCATTATCATCGTCATTGTTTAAGATAAATGATTTGTCTGCCCATTGTACAATATTATCAAAGTTTccgatacaaaaatttaaaaaatccatTATTTCATCACCAGTTGTTTATAAAAACATCTGTTGCGAAATatgtttttcaacattttttttttggtttttttttttattttttttttttattttttttttattttttttttatttttttttatttttttttatttttttttatttatttttatttatgccTCAACTTCATAGAGTCATTGGCGTtgtacaatttaaagttttacaatttatttagtacatttatggaatataagTATGATGTCTTACCTGATGAAGGAAATGAAGCTTTgacaaaggaaatgaagaactgtgtaatatttacagacagtaaaagtgcagtagaaagattatgtgtaacaaataaatccaagcaattgactcatcttgatatagagattttaaaattgtactacgAGGTTTCAAAGATCGGAGGAGAAGTTATTATCGCATGGATCAAAGGCCATTCTGGGATAAAGGGTAATATAATAGCAGATGCAGAGAAATCATAGACAACAATATTCTACCAGTGTCAGATATAGATGTATGTAGTAAACATCGGCTTAAATTAAAATGGCAAGCCAATTATACGGAATCCGAAAGTCAGTCATCCTTTAAATATTGGCAATTCAAACTTCTTAAAAAAAAGGTGGTTTCATTCAGAGTCCAagagaagttttattaaaactattaataggctAAGGTCAAATCATGCTTTAACACGttcaagaatgtacaaaataaatttagcagacactccaaactgtatttgtggtaaatatggagatttaacacatatcctattagaatgtgtaaaccaacaaggaaatattacatgtttatatgaaaacttacaaaaactaaatgtctgtttcccatttcatataaatgaattaattttctctgaAAACGTAGaaatctttaattgtatttataagttaataagaaattgtaaatataaactttaaacaatataatgtaCTAACCATAGTATTAAGATGaaacttgtaagcaatttgcggacataccaatcatgtaataaaccttttaatacgaaaaaaaaaaatgtaaaacaaaattattataaaagatgaccaaaacaaaataaaaaatatatatacatattacatacaatatcaaaaagtaatataaggaattaaaaaaaataataataataataaataaaaataaaaataaaaaaaaagaaaaattgaaattaaaacttacatttagtactaactcgaactctgattgttgttctgtgCAGGCCCGACCAGTGGGGGGGGGGGCAGGGGGGGCAAAATTCCCGGGGCCCGGGGCCCAAGGGGGCCCGGGCCCGGCCGttagcaaatttaaaaaaattccttttattaaaatattttacaacagaTTGAATTTGCTTGCGGTTTTAATTATGAAATTATTATAAGGAATATTATGCATTTGGAAAAGGCAATATgcaagaaattatttctttgtataagttacaattaataaaaatatatcgggAATACATTGCGCGTGGGAGCCCCTGATCGGAAGCTCGCTCTATCGGCCACTGCTACACGATTCGCAGAAGCGCTGacaattttttgacaattttttggGCGTGCTAGAACTTTTAGGTCATTATGACCCTATTTTATCGAAGCATCTAGATCAGGTTAAGCAATCTCAAGAATCGAATAAGAGAATGCAAGTGCATTATTTGTCTTGGAGAACTCAAAACGAGTTCATAGCAAGTTGTGCTGATTATGTAAGGAAAGTTATTGTGGACGAACTCAAGCGATCTAAATACTATTCTATTATGGTTGACGCTACCTCATGGCGTCAATTTGGGTGAAAGTGTTGGTACCCATCAACTacagaagtcaactacttcaaacTATGGACGCTACTTTGGATGTTGAGAGTAGTAATATAGAGAGCCTAATTGATGATTTAAGTGCCTTAAGAAATAACTGGGACAAGATATTGTCTGACTGCAAACATGTTGCAAATGCTTATGGTATCGAACCGGAACTCTCCACTTGCCGTGCGAGAAAGAGGAAGACTTTTCACGATGAAACAGCTACAGAAGATGTAATGTTAAATTTATCCCCGGAAGAACGCTTCAAAACAGAAGTTTTTTACACAATAATTGATGTTTTGGTGGCCAACCTGAAAACGAGGTTCACAGCACTGAGAGAAATCgaaatgaaattttcatttttatggaAGTATAACGAAATGGACGAGAATACGATCTCAGAAAGTTGTGTAAGATTCGCCGAAGAGTACAATTCAGATATACGCAGGGATCTAGTTAATGAAATGATTTACTTGAAAACTTTTGAAACCAGCAAAACTTTTGAACAAGCTCGTGTCCCTTAATGTGACAAATCTTTTCCCCAATGTGTGCATTGCTCTTCGCATATTCTGTTGCCTACCAGTATCCGTTGCTCAGGCCGAGAGATCATTTAGTGCTTTGAGCCGAATTAAGAATTGTTTAAGATCTACTATGGGTCAACAACGATTATCTGATTTGGGACTGTTAAGCATAGAGTCGAAACTTGCAAAAACTCTTGATTTCGACCACGTGATCCAAAACTTTGCGGATATGAAAGCAAGAAAAGTTATGTTGTAACTAACAGttctattgtaaataattaaaaacaaagtttaattgttaaaactgttttaatttttttccttcCTGTGTCAATAGCATGAGTGTTCACTATTACATATCCCAGTTTATGAGTATCAGATACTGGGTTTGGGGGGGGGCGGCCGGGTCTCATCCCCGGGGCCCGGCCTGGCTCTGGGCGGCCCTGgttctgtgaatacaaattacaaaatagtctggtcaattggctatgccaaggccattaaaaaaaaagtatgatgttaaatttttcatatcagttccgtcacttaatattgcctgtaaggtattttgtaatttatattgaagtctctccatgcaatataaaggacactccagtaaaatatggcgaacactgagcacaatatcacatacgtagcactgtggttttaattcactctccagtagatttttttagttttagtttttccaaaacaatttttatttttgttacagcaaaatttgtttttttttttatttagaaacctacaatccacatcaaccacgtaGAGTTTTAGTGTAGTAAGTACACAAGAATtcgatttatttatattaaatatatgtatagaaacttaaatcttttaaataatctaGCACTTGTCGATGTTTTTAGtcaagttagtttttttttatttagtttattagtCTCAACTACTAGTTTTTTGACACTGGGTCAATTTTGTTACTATACATTCATAACTATagaaatcatcatagctattttaatttttgaggcagtagctctaaaaagttgttttgagctgcatccaaaccattctctcaggttcttgagccatgaaattcgtcttcttccgatgcttcttctaccatctatctttccttgcattatgagtcgcaggatgccatacttctcgccccgcatcacatgtccgagatactgtagttttctttctttaattgttagttcaacttccttctctttacctattcttctcagtacttcattgttcgtaactctatctactcaggaaaccctcataattcgtctataggtccacatttcaaaggcgttaagtcgtctcattgtgtctagatttaacgtccatgattccactccatagtatagtacactgtatacgtaacattttgttaggcgtactttcagagctaatgttaaatctttgccacataggaactttttcattttcataaaattagaacgagctttttcgattctgactttgatttctgcagtgtagtcattattttctgttataagtgttcctaggtaaatGTACTTTAagtataatttacaataaagggAATATGTGAAagagaaagtaataaaaaaaaatac is drawn from Diabrotica undecimpunctata isolate CICGRU chromosome 5, icDiaUnde3, whole genome shotgun sequence and contains these coding sequences:
- the LOC140440943 gene encoding uncharacterized protein; amino-acid sequence: MASIWVKVLVPINYRSQLLQTMDATLDVESSNIESLIDDLSALRNNWDKILSDCKHVANAYGIEPELSTCRARKRKTFHDETATEDVMLNLSPEERFKTEVFYTIIDVLVANLKTRFTALREIEMKFSFLWKYNEMDENTISESCVRFAEEYNSDIRRDLVNEMIYLKTFETSKTFEQARVP